The DNA segment GATTGAAGGTCCTCCTGGCGCATGTATTACCAAGTCAGCAGATTTTAAGGTATTCATAAATTCCTTCCCAGCCTTTGTAAAAACACATTTTCCTGCTGTTAAATGCGCCAAGACAAACTCTACTTGAGCTATCCGATTATGTACTTTCGGAAAGCGATCAATTAGTTCCACTTGCTGCGGCATATTAGGATAGGGTGTCACACCATTTAATGCAATCGTAATTTTGGCTTCAGGATATTTCGTCAATAGTTCATCAACCATTGCTTTGACCGCTGCCTCATCACCTCTATTCGCCGTGTGAGCGTGTATTACTAATATATTCATATCACATTTCTCCTTAATTCACTTTTCTTATTGGTACACCTGCAATTAGTCTATGGTAAAATATCACAACAAACATCGTCAAAATATTTGAAGTTTTCGTAAGTAAACCAACACAGTCCGAATAATATGCCATTGTGAATACATAATACGACATCGACATGAGAACAAGATTTCGGTTTCTTTTATAGCTACTTTCGGATTTTAATAACAGACTGCGATATAGTAATATTCCTATAAAAAACACCAGTAATAAGCGGCATATCATATAAATCAATCCACCTTCAAAAACACTAATAAAAATTGTCGCAGTATTTCCGCCATAATTTAGCTTTCCGAGGTATACTTGTGCATGCATAATAGTTTTTGCTATATCATTTCCGAATAAAAGCCCTTCCCCACTATAAACCATTTTGATTTTTTTATTAAGGACTGCAACCGAACTTCCCACATAATAGATAACATATTGCAAGAATGTACTTGTTGCGGACAGTTCATTATTTGTTGTTTTTACAATATTTCTTGAAATAAATGCAAGTGCTAAAAACGCAAAAACTGCTGGCCAAATTTTCCTTATCATTTCAACAAATGATTTCTTATTATCTTTTATATTCCAGCCTTTATGTTCTCTCCACAAGACAGAAAACATTAAAATTCCGCCAGATAGCAACTGCATAATTTCCGTTCTTGATCCTGAAAAAATAACAATTGCAACTGCGCTTAGAACTGAGATCAATCCACATAACTTTCTTCTTTTATTTTTTTCTTTTTTTACAACAGTGTCAATAAATAGAAACATATTTACGTATGCGATTGCAATTACCGGTTTGAAAAGCTGACGTATTAGTGGGTTCATGCGATACTGACCTGCGTCCTCCATATAAGCCGTTTTCATATAAGCAAATGCATTCATGCCACTTCCTCCAGCCATCATTCCAACTCTATATGCATTTAAGCCATACAAAATTGTAAATATTATGCTACAAAAAGTCGCCACTTCCACAATTTTATCGTTATATACTACATCAGATCCCTTTATCCAACTAACAGGCACTTTTATTCTTTTTCTAGAAAAAAGATTTGCCATTGTCATAGCACTTATTCCGACTAATACAACAAAGAATGTAGTGGCTGAAAGTCGAAATTCCCAACTGTCTGCTCCCATGCAGGAAAAAAGAACACCTATAAATAAACTCAGACAAGCAATGGCTGCGGGTGATATTGTATCTCTTTGCGAAATTTTAATATTCACAAGTGTAAACATTGCTACAATAAGTAGCAATAACGAAAGCACATTAATTCCTCCTTCCTTAAAATCTATTTATGCAAATTGCCAATTTCAACATTAATGTTGCCGGAAGCGTTGGTCTGACAAATTTTCTATTTATCAATAATCGTAGCTTACATAAATAATTTTTCTTGTAATCCGAAATGTCCTTCAAAAAAGCGATTTCATCGTTGCTCAAGAATTCACTATATCCCACTAATAAATCTTCTGTTGGATTCATATATGCTTTTTTCCCTCGCAACAAGGTTTTCAATCTTTTCATTCGTCCTTTATTTCTATTTCCATCTTCGGATGAGTTACTTTCATAACGAATATGATAAAACAAGGGTTCTTCACAAAAATAAATTTTACCAGACAAGAAGCAAATCAGTCCAACCCAGTAATCATGTGCTATGTCTTTATTAAACGGTTTATACTTTTGAATAATGTTCATTGCGTCTTTGTTCCAAAGCATTCCACAGCCCTGAAAATATTCAGTTGCAATTGCAGACTCAAAAGATGGGGGTGTTGCAATTCGGTTTTCTTGCTCGCTTCTTGTCTTTAAATCAGATGTAACTGAAACAGAATTACAGTGAATCAACTGTGGTCCTTTATAATCATCTTTTTCCGCAAGCCGAATACAGTCTATTATTTTATTGTCAAACCATACATCATCTTGATCTGAAAAGCCGTAATAATCATAAGAATTATCAGCTAAATATAACAGCTGTAAAAAGCTTTGTTTCCATCCAACATTGTTTTCTTGCTTAACAAAAATCCTACTTCTATATTCTTTGACTAAGTCTTCAATTACTTCAATTGTATCATCATCTGACCCATCGTCCCTAATATATATGTAACTGTCGACCTCTCTTTGATGTATAATACTTTCAACTTGTTTTCGGATTTTATCCTTTCCGTTATATGTTGACATTAATATCAAAATTTTGTACATAATCACTCCATAAGTATTGTTTCAAAATTGCTATAATAATTCATCAAATTATATTCTTGTACTAATTTTCGTCCATTTGATATCATAGCATCAAATTTGCCTGGCTCATCCTTAATCATCAAGATTGACTTTTTAATATTGTCCACGAGATTTTCATCACGATTTAATAGAATTGCGGCATTATCAGGTATGTATTCAGGGATTCCTCCAGAATTTGTTGTAATCAACGGTAATCCACTAACTACTGCTTCCACCATAGTCATCCCTGCTGGTTCCTCCCACATTGACGGAAGAACCGCAACATTTCCTAATTGGTAAATAGAAGGCATATCTTTATAATCTATATATCCTGTAAATACAATCCCATCTTTTATACCTTCTGCTTCCTTCTGAAGCTCTAATGTGTAGTCATCAACTATGTCACTGCTATAAAAACCCGCTCCAACAATAAGCAACTTTATATGTTCATCTTTGCATTCTTTAATCGCTTTGATTGTTTCAAGTGCCCCTTTTTCATCTACCAACCTTCCTGCAAATATCACAACAAAATCATTATCTTCAATTCCATATTTGTTTCTATACTCTATTATTTTTCTTTCGTCTCTTGCTGTGAATCTTACAGTATCCACTCCATTTTTAAGGACATAACATTGCTCTTTATTTAATGTTGGAACCTGCTTTCTAAAAGAGTTATTTACAAATTCACTTATTCCTATTAGGCTTCTAATTGAGGCTGCCTCTTTTTCGCATTTAAACAGCGAACGAACCTCATTATGGAGATAATAGATTGTCTTTCCTTCATATTTCTTTGCAACTTTCTTGT comes from the Eubacteriaceae bacterium Marseille-Q4139 genome and includes:
- a CDS encoding oligosaccharide repeat unit polymerase, which translates into the protein MLSLLLLIVAMFTLVNIKISQRDTISPAAIACLSLFIGVLFSCMGADSWEFRLSATTFFVVLVGISAMTMANLFSRKRIKVPVSWIKGSDVVYNDKIVEVATFCSIIFTILYGLNAYRVGMMAGGSGMNAFAYMKTAYMEDAGQYRMNPLIRQLFKPVIAIAYVNMFLFIDTVVKKEKNKRRKLCGLISVLSAVAIVIFSGSRTEIMQLLSGGILMFSVLWREHKGWNIKDNKKSFVEMIRKIWPAVFAFLALAFISRNIVKTTNNELSATSTFLQYVIYYVGSSVAVLNKKIKMVYSGEGLLFGNDIAKTIMHAQVYLGKLNYGGNTATIFISVFEGGLIYMICRLLLVFFIGILLYRSLLLKSESSYKRNRNLVLMSMSYYVFTMAYYSDCVGLLTKTSNILTMFVVIFYHRLIAGVPIRKVN
- a CDS encoding glycosyltransferase — protein: MYKILILMSTYNGKDKIRKQVESIIHQREVDSYIYIRDDGSDDDTIEVIEDLVKEYRSRIFVKQENNVGWKQSFLQLLYLADNSYDYYGFSDQDDVWFDNKIIDCIRLAEKDDYKGPQLIHCNSVSVTSDLKTRSEQENRIATPPSFESAIATEYFQGCGMLWNKDAMNIIQKYKPFNKDIAHDYWVGLICFLSGKIYFCEEPLFYHIRYESNSSEDGNRNKGRMKRLKTLLRGKKAYMNPTEDLLVGYSEFLSNDEIAFLKDISDYKKNYLCKLRLLINRKFVRPTLPATLMLKLAICINRF
- a CDS encoding glycosyltransferase family 4 protein, giving the protein MERMKVAFLTSGISPVPATKGGAVENLIEDLLDENEKKHSFDFSVFSLYEEKAAEQSKKYKNSNFYFVKSPEVVNCFDKAIYWIAKNLLKKANLISYRCILRRLYVMSKFPKILLKNDFDRLVLVTNSTLFFVLKNKKVAKKYEGKTIYYLHNEVRSLFKCEKEAASIRSLIGISEFVNNSFRKQVPTLNKEQCYVLKNGVDTVRFTARDERKIIEYRNKYGIEDNDFVVIFAGRLVDEKGALETIKAIKECKDEHIKLLIVGAGFYSSDIVDDYTLELQKEAEGIKDGIVFTGYIDYKDMPSIYQLGNVAVLPSMWEEPAGMTMVEAVVSGLPLITTNSGGIPEYIPDNAAILLNRDENLVDNIKKSILMIKDEPGKFDAMISNGRKLVQEYNLMNYYSNFETILME